A portion of the Malania oleifera isolate guangnan ecotype guangnan chromosome 3, ASM2987363v1, whole genome shotgun sequence genome contains these proteins:
- the LOC131150461 gene encoding acyl-lipid (9-3)-desaturase-like, with translation MSDPKRYVSEAEVKAHNKPGDLWISIQGKVYDVSDWAKDHPGGDLPLLNLAGQDATDAFVAYHPGTAWRHLDKFFTGYHLESYSVSEASKDYRRLVSEFSKMGLFEKKGHGTFILLCLIVAMFCISVYGVLCSENIWIHLGCGALMGVLWIQSGWIGHDSGHYQVMNSPKYNRVAQILSGNCLAGISIAWWKRNHNAHHIACNSLDFDPDLQHMPFFAVSSSLFNSLTSYFYDRKMNFDFFARSLVSYQHLTFYPVMCLARINLFAQSILLLLSKKRVPNRRQEILGLIVFWVWYPLLVSCLPTWGERFMFVVASFSVTGIQHVQFCLNHFSSSVYIGHPSGNDWFEKQTNGTLDVSCSSWMDWFHGGLQFQIEHHLFPRLPRCNLRKVAPFVKELCKKHGLPYTSVSFWKANVLTFETLRAAALQARDITNPEPKNLIWEAINTHG, from the coding sequence ATGTCTGATCCTAAGAGGTACGTTTCTGAGGCGGAGGTCAAGGCCCACAACAAACCAGGGGATCTCTGGATCTCAATACAGGGCAAGGTCTATGACGTCTCTGATTGGGCCAAGGACCATCCCGGCGGCGACCTGCCCTTGCTCAATCTCGCCGGCCAAGACGCCACCGATGCATTCGTCGCTTACCATCCCGGCACCGCATGGCGCCACCTCGACAAGTTCTTCACTGGGTACCATCTCGAATCCTACTCGGTTTCCGAGGCCTCCAAGGATTACAGAAGACTCGTCTCGGAGTTCTCCAAAATGGGTCTGTTCGAAAAGAAGGGTCACGGGACGTTTATTTTGCTTTGCCTCATAGTAGCGATGTTTTGTATTAGCGTTTACGGCGTTTTATGCAGCGAGAAcatatggattcatctgggttGCGGCGCTTTGATGGGGGTTCTTTGGATTCAGAGCGGGTGGATTGGGCATGACTCTGGGCATTACCAGGTTATGAACAGCCCCAAATACAATCGGGTCGCTCAGATCCTTAGCGGAAATTGCCTTGCCGGGATCAGCATTGCGTGGTGGAAGCGGAACCACAATGCTCATCACATTGCTTGCAACAGCCTCGATTTCGATCCGGATCTTCAACACATGCCCTTTTTCGCGGTATCTTCGAGTTTGTTTAATTCACTGACATCATACTTCTATGATAGGAAgatgaattttgatttttttgcAAGATCGCTAGTTAGCTACCAGCACTTGACATTCTACCCTGTCATGTGTCTTGCAAGAATTAATCTGTTTGCACAGTCGATCTTGTTGTTGCTGTCTAAGAAAAGGGTCCCCAACAGACGTCAGGAGATTTTGGGATTGATTGTGTTCTGGGTGTGGTATCCCCTTCTGGTTTCTTGTTTGCCTACTTGGGGGGAGAGGTTCATGTTTGTTGTCGCAAGCTTTTCTGTTACTGGGATTCAACATGTTCAATTCTGCTTGAATCATTTTTCATCAAGTGTTTACATCGGCCACCCTAGCGGGAACGATTGGTTCGAGAAGCAAACTAATGGAACCCTCGACGTCTCGTGTTCATCATGGATGGATTGGTTTCATGGTGGGTTGCAGTTTCAGATTGAGCACCATTTGTTTCCCCGGTTGCCTCGGTGCAATCTTAGGAAAGTTGCTCCTTTTGTGAAGGAGCTGTGCAAGAAGCATGGTTTGCCTTACACTAGTGTGTCATTTTGGAAGGCCAATGTGTTGACATTTGAGACACTGAGGGCTGCAGCATTGCAGGCTCGCGATATCACCAACCCGGAACCGAAAAATTTGATCTGGGAAGCCATTAACACTCATGGATGA